Proteins encoded in a region of the Marinobacter arenosus genome:
- a CDS encoding bifunctional aconitate hydratase 2/2-methylisocitrate dehydratase, whose amino-acid sequence MLEAYREHVAEREALGIPPKPLNPEQTAALVELLKNPPAGEEETLVYLLENRIPPGVDEAAYVKAAFLTAIVKGEASSPLLDKQKAVQLLGMMQGGYNIATLVDLLDDSELAELAGEQLKRTLLMFDAFNDVKEKMDAGNAVAKAVMESWANGEWFTNKKKVPESTKMVVFKVTGETNTDDLSPAPDAWSRPDIPLHARAAYKMERDGLKPEEPGVTGPMSQIDEIKSKGLPVAFVGDVVGTGSSRKSATNSVLWFFGEDIPGVPNKRAGGVCIGNKVAPIFFNTMEDAGALVFEAPVDNMNMGDVIEIRPYEGKILNEAGETISEFNFKSEVILDEVQAGGRIPLIIGRGLTAKARAALGMGPTDLFRLPKDPEAGTKGFTLGQKMVGKACGLEEGQGVRPGTYCEPHMTTVGSQDTTGPMTRDELKDLACLGFQADLVMQSFCHTAAYPKPVDVEMQHTMPDFIQTRGGVALRPGDGIIHSWLNRMLLPDTVGTGGDSHTRFPMGISFPAGSGLVAFAAATGVMPLDMPESVLVRFKGEMQPGITLRDLVHAIPLYGIKQGMLTVEKKGKINEFSGRILEIEGLEHLTVEQAFELSDASAERSAAGCTINLSEDSVAEYLRSNITMLRWMIAEGYGDPRTLERRAKQMEEWLADPKLMRADKDAEYAHVIEIDLADIKEPIVCCPNDPDDAKFLSEVAGDKVDEVFIGSCMTNIGHFRAAGKLLEQNKEPLKTRLWMSPPTKMDQAQLMEEGYFNTYGTAGVRTEMPGCSLCMGNQARVAAKSTVLSTSTRNFPNRLGDGANVYLTSAELAAVGAVLGKLPSPQEYMEYAKDLNSMSKEIYKYLNFDQMENYTKKASEANVA is encoded by the coding sequence GTGTTAGAAGCCTATCGTGAACACGTTGCAGAACGTGAAGCTCTGGGTATTCCTCCCAAGCCTCTGAATCCCGAGCAGACAGCAGCTCTGGTTGAACTGCTGAAAAATCCGCCGGCCGGCGAAGAAGAAACTCTCGTTTATCTTCTGGAAAACCGCATCCCGCCGGGCGTGGACGAAGCCGCCTACGTGAAGGCCGCTTTCCTGACCGCCATTGTTAAAGGCGAAGCCTCCTCTCCCCTGCTGGACAAGCAGAAAGCGGTTCAGCTGCTGGGTATGATGCAGGGCGGCTACAACATCGCCACCCTGGTGGATCTTCTGGACGACTCCGAACTGGCTGAACTGGCCGGCGAGCAGCTCAAGCGCACCCTGCTGATGTTCGACGCCTTCAACGATGTGAAGGAAAAAATGGACGCAGGCAATGCCGTCGCCAAGGCCGTGATGGAATCCTGGGCCAACGGCGAATGGTTCACCAACAAGAAGAAAGTACCTGAAAGCACCAAGATGGTGGTGTTCAAGGTGACTGGCGAAACCAACACCGACGACCTTTCACCGGCACCCGATGCCTGGTCCCGTCCGGACATCCCGCTGCACGCCCGCGCTGCCTACAAGATGGAACGCGATGGCCTGAAGCCTGAAGAGCCGGGTGTCACCGGCCCGATGAGCCAGATCGACGAAATCAAATCCAAGGGCCTGCCCGTCGCTTTCGTTGGTGACGTTGTCGGTACCGGATCCTCCCGTAAATCCGCCACCAACTCGGTTCTGTGGTTCTTCGGCGAAGACATCCCGGGCGTTCCCAACAAGCGCGCCGGTGGCGTGTGCATCGGTAACAAGGTTGCCCCGATCTTCTTCAACACCATGGAAGACGCAGGTGCCCTGGTGTTCGAGGCACCGGTCGACAACATGAACATGGGCGACGTGATCGAGATCCGCCCATACGAAGGCAAGATCCTGAACGAGGCTGGCGAGACCATCTCCGAGTTCAACTTCAAATCCGAAGTGATTCTGGACGAGGTTCAGGCTGGCGGTCGTATTCCGCTGATCATCGGCCGTGGCCTGACCGCCAAGGCGCGTGCCGCACTGGGCATGGGTCCGACCGACCTGTTCCGCCTGCCGAAAGATCCAGAAGCCGGCACCAAGGGCTTCACCCTGGGCCAGAAGATGGTCGGTAAGGCCTGCGGTCTGGAAGAAGGCCAAGGCGTTCGTCCTGGTACTTACTGCGAGCCGCACATGACCACCGTGGGCTCCCAGGACACCACCGGTCCGATGACCCGTGACGAACTGAAAGATCTCGCGTGTCTGGGCTTCCAGGCTGATCTGGTCATGCAGTCCTTCTGCCACACAGCGGCCTACCCGAAGCCGGTAGACGTGGAAATGCAGCACACCATGCCGGACTTCATCCAGACTCGGGGCGGTGTTGCCCTGCGTCCGGGCGACGGCATCATCCACTCCTGGCTGAACCGTATGCTGCTGCCAGACACCGTGGGTACCGGTGGCGACTCCCACACCCGTTTCCCGATGGGCATCTCGTTCCCGGCTGGCTCAGGCCTGGTGGCGTTTGCCGCCGCGACCGGTGTTATGCCGCTGGATATGCCGGAATCCGTTCTGGTTCGCTTCAAAGGCGAAATGCAGCCGGGCATCACCCTGCGCGACCTGGTCCACGCCATCCCGCTGTACGGCATCAAGCAGGGCATGCTGACCGTTGAGAAGAAAGGCAAGATCAACGAATTCTCCGGTCGCATTCTGGAGATCGAAGGTCTGGAACACCTGACCGTCGAGCAGGCATTCGAGCTGTCTGACGCCTCCGCCGAGCGATCTGCAGCCGGTTGTACCATCAACCTGTCTGAAGATTCTGTAGCTGAGTACCTGCGCTCCAACATCACCATGCTGCGCTGGATGATTGCCGAAGGTTACGGCGACCCACGCACACTGGAGCGTCGCGCCAAGCAGATGGAAGAGTGGCTGGCCGATCCGAAGCTCATGCGTGCTGACAAGGACGCAGAGTACGCGCACGTCATCGAAATCGATCTGGCCGACATCAAAGAGCCGATCGTGTGCTGCCCGAACGATCCGGACGACGCCAAGTTCCTGTCCGAAGTCGCTGGCGACAAGGTCGACGAAGTGTTCATCGGTTCCTGCATGACCAACATCGGTCACTTCCGTGCCGCGGGTAAACTGCTTGAGCAGAACAAAGAGCCCCTGAAGACCCGTCTGTGGATGTCACCACCCACCAAGATGGATCAGGCCCAGCTGATGGAAGAAGGTTACTTCAACACTTACGGCACTGCCGGCGTTCGAACCGAGATGCCGGGCTGCTCCCTGTGCATGGGTAACCAGGCGCGTGTTGCCGCCAAGTCCACCGTGCTGTCCACGTCCACCCGTAACTTCCCGAACCGCCTCGGCGACGGTGCCAACGTGTACCTGACCTCTGCGGAACTGGCTGCGGTTGGTGCGGTTCTTGGTAAACTCCCCT
- the miaE gene encoding tRNA-(ms[2]io[6]A)-hydroxylase, protein MTEALQEIYDFLPCRTPQRWIDNALANQDLMLIDHAHCEKKAASTALSLMYRYVDNTDLLNKMSRLAREELRHFEQVLAIMKKRGVEYGHLTPARYAAGLRQEVRTEDPDRLVDVLIVGAIIEARSCERFATLAPHLDDTLRDFYNGLLKSEARHYQDYLKLAEQANGGPVADRVRQFLEIEHGLITEPDAEFRFHSGPVQ, encoded by the coding sequence ATGACCGAAGCCCTGCAAGAGATTTACGACTTCCTTCCCTGCCGTACGCCACAGCGATGGATCGACAATGCCCTGGCGAACCAGGACCTGATGCTCATTGATCATGCCCATTGCGAGAAAAAGGCGGCGTCGACGGCCCTGAGCCTGATGTACCGCTATGTCGACAACACCGACCTTCTTAACAAAATGTCGCGGTTGGCCCGGGAAGAGTTGCGCCATTTCGAGCAGGTTCTGGCGATCATGAAAAAGCGGGGCGTGGAGTACGGTCACCTGACCCCCGCTCGCTATGCCGCTGGCTTGCGCCAGGAAGTCCGGACCGAGGATCCGGACCGGCTGGTCGACGTGCTGATCGTGGGCGCCATCATCGAGGCGCGGTCCTGTGAACGGTTCGCTACGCTGGCGCCGCACCTCGATGACACCCTCCGAGACTTCTACAACGGCCTTCTGAAATCGGAGGCCCGTCATTACCAGGACTACCTGAAGCTGGCAGAGCAGGCGAACGGTGGGCCGGTGGCGGATCGGGTCCGGCAGTTTCTGGAGATTGAGCACGGGTTGATCACGGAGCCGGACGCCGAATTTCGGTTCCACAGTGGCCCTGTTCAGTGA